In Mangrovivirga cuniculi, the following proteins share a genomic window:
- a CDS encoding eCIS core domain-containing protein: protein MEYAKREDRNNQRSKQPDKKNNKEKTLQLLKTDGFRVGNDGPPPGSQPRKSSLSGDVKQKMESSFGTSFSDVNVHKDSPEATNMGAKAFAQGNNIHFAPGQYNPESISGQKLIGHELTHVVQQRQGRVKATTQAKGAPVNDDPALEKEADEMGNKAAQFKAGDPVQEPKSVNQSQSGSQVVQRFEAPLHESASRNALTDNGDFSQDEASMIYYGNWMRDVNQGFVPSAMEVLGADTVYAMLNYVAYQKFGKAPTSEQMGFYILSEHLDSPVGAIKDSEYSSTPPKISPELESADYVNPEKSAPVPNHLKTKVPSTEPDAKAVSGSDMGIFDVDSSGVMGYIRRTNQHVEKRLTLAAEKGRNEEGFLHFGAAMHAIEDLFAHSNYVEIAAEEMLNSEMKGTFPELENMEGKIEIQSFSPEVEVPGTTAGSKDKRKVLATGSFSSLDTVESVGHEMVHMLRQPPKYPASIDEIKAMNKFMESLSSQIDGGISNEQNEAILKKHLGFGYGIAKSFAENIGFTTLLQGSNRVMEYLYSNYPDEISDALYEMSLLVHQNAMLPIADQVDSLVLESNVANTSMVEVLESSQRIKANNGELNDYVQPTMERLGQDKNLEKSRLEEATKRSEILENTPAKAVAGPSHSQISKDHKNSVFFGLGFKLAVEADKMIKDKILAAWGSKKANVGYQDSLTKQRNNNADENLEMGKEILTQGYATGKKPDLQANINETAESLKEVADLLVALDQSPAHARAYLKGKQELIASSEIDGSNPYIGNKLNQILNVANSGLVSVQQPLRSFEFEEAARDLNNLALRTKKAKTLQEREAIYLELTTLRMQFIQHITTIQTDPSFTGNKLTYATVLTAMDRAIAANAPSFTTHQVNVLEGKEKLTGMDDSLQGDLKVNSFKMGNQKTGDTKIDDLINTSRQIIDHPKENDWWKPIMREYISANKQVLKDFIKARNMGYATFRSNH from the coding sequence TTGGAATACGCAAAAAGAGAAGATCGAAATAACCAGCGATCTAAGCAGCCCGATAAAAAAAACAATAAAGAAAAAACACTCCAGCTTCTAAAAACGGACGGATTTAGAGTTGGCAATGATGGTCCCCCACCGGGATCTCAGCCAAGGAAATCCTCTCTTTCTGGTGATGTAAAGCAGAAAATGGAAAGTTCTTTTGGCACTAGTTTTTCCGATGTGAACGTCCATAAAGATTCTCCGGAAGCAACTAATATGGGAGCAAAGGCTTTTGCTCAGGGAAATAACATCCATTTCGCGCCTGGTCAATACAACCCGGAAAGTATATCTGGCCAGAAATTGATCGGCCATGAACTCACCCATGTAGTGCAGCAGAGGCAAGGACGAGTAAAGGCTACTACTCAAGCTAAGGGAGCTCCGGTAAATGATGATCCAGCCCTGGAAAAAGAGGCGGATGAAATGGGAAATAAGGCTGCACAGTTTAAAGCCGGAGATCCTGTTCAGGAACCTAAAAGCGTAAATCAGTCTCAAAGTGGTTCCCAGGTTGTGCAGCGATTTGAAGCACCATTACATGAAAGTGCTTCACGTAATGCATTGACTGATAATGGAGACTTTTCGCAAGACGAAGCCAGTATGATCTACTATGGCAACTGGATGCGTGATGTCAACCAGGGCTTTGTACCATCTGCCATGGAAGTATTAGGAGCTGACACAGTTTATGCAATGCTTAATTATGTGGCATATCAAAAATTTGGAAAGGCACCTACCTCAGAGCAAATGGGGTTTTACATTTTATCAGAACACCTGGATAGTCCAGTCGGTGCCATCAAAGACTCAGAATATAGTAGTACCCCTCCTAAGATCAGTCCTGAACTGGAATCTGCAGATTATGTAAACCCGGAAAAGTCAGCTCCGGTACCTAACCATTTAAAAACAAAAGTCCCTTCTACCGAACCAGATGCTAAAGCAGTTTCAGGAAGCGACATGGGGATTTTTGATGTAGATAGCTCAGGGGTAATGGGATATATCAGGCGTACGAACCAACATGTGGAAAAAAGATTGACTCTGGCAGCTGAAAAAGGCAGAAACGAAGAAGGTTTTTTACATTTTGGAGCGGCAATGCATGCTATTGAAGATTTATTTGCCCATTCAAACTATGTGGAAATAGCGGCAGAAGAAATGCTTAATAGCGAGATGAAAGGCACCTTTCCTGAATTAGAAAATATGGAGGGTAAAATAGAAATTCAGTCTTTTAGTCCGGAAGTAGAAGTACCTGGTACTACAGCAGGAAGTAAAGATAAACGAAAAGTACTTGCAACGGGCTCGTTTTCATCTTTGGATACAGTAGAATCTGTTGGGCACGAAATGGTCCATATGCTGAGGCAGCCACCTAAATATCCGGCTAGCATAGATGAAATTAAGGCCATGAATAAGTTTATGGAAAGTTTAAGCTCACAAATCGATGGGGGCATATCAAATGAACAAAACGAAGCCATACTAAAAAAACATTTGGGCTTCGGATATGGTATTGCTAAATCATTCGCAGAAAATATAGGTTTTACTACTCTTCTTCAGGGTAGTAATAGGGTTATGGAATATCTATATTCTAACTATCCTGATGAAATTAGTGATGCACTATATGAAATGAGTTTATTGGTTCACCAAAATGCAATGCTCCCTATAGCTGATCAGGTTGACTCTCTTGTTCTGGAAAGCAATGTTGCAAACACAAGTATGGTAGAGGTCTTGGAATCAAGCCAGCGAATAAAGGCTAATAATGGAGAATTAAATGATTATGTTCAGCCCACAATGGAAAGGTTAGGGCAAGACAAAAATCTGGAAAAATCCCGTCTGGAAGAGGCTACTAAAAGAAGTGAAATATTAGAAAACACTCCTGCAAAGGCAGTGGCCGGCCCTTCTCACTCTCAAATCTCCAAAGACCATAAAAACAGTGTATTCTTTGGTTTAGGATTTAAGCTCGCAGTAGAAGCTGATAAAATGATCAAAGATAAAATACTGGCAGCATGGGGTAGCAAGAAAGCTAATGTTGGTTATCAGGATAGCCTGACAAAGCAACGCAATAATAATGCTGATGAGAATTTAGAAATGGGAAAGGAGATACTGACTCAAGGTTATGCCACTGGTAAAAAACCGGATTTACAAGCTAATATTAATGAAACTGCAGAGTCTCTTAAAGAGGTAGCTGATTTATTAGTTGCCTTGGATCAATCTCCAGCACATGCACGCGCCTATTTAAAAGGAAAACAAGAGCTAATCGCATCCTCGGAAATAGATGGAAGTAACCCTTATATTGGTAATAAATTGAATCAGATACTAAATGTTGCTAATAGTGGCCTGGTTTCTGTTCAACAACCACTAAGATCGTTTGAGTTTGAAGAGGCTGCCCGGGATCTTAATAATTTAGCTTTAAGGACTAAAAAAGCAAAAACACTACAGGAAAGAGAAGCTATTTACCTGGAGCTCACCACGTTAAGAATGCAATTCATCCAGCATATTACGACCATTCAAACTGATCCATCCTTTACCGGCAATAAATTAACATATGCAACCGTATTGACTGCAATGGATAGGGCAATAGCAGCGAATGCACCAAGCTTTACAACCCATCAGGTAAATGTACTAGAAGGAAAGGAAAAATTAACTGGAATGGATGATTCTCTGCAAGGAGATTTAAAAGTCAATTCTTTTAAAATGGGTAATCAAAAAACCGGAGATACGAAAATAGATGATTTAATCAATACCAGCAGGCAGATCATCGACCATCCAAAAGAAAATGATTGGTGGAAGCCGATTATGAGAGAATACATCAGTGCAAATAAACAGGTATTAAAAGACTTTATTAAAGCTAGAAATATGGGATATGCAACTTTTAGAAGCAATCATTAA
- a CDS encoding WG repeat-containing protein, with protein MRHSFFQYLLLIIILCSGCSVLEAQSKKEKKALKIWVKQEGKWGLINGMEKWIVEPQYANCLSVTDDLAIVTFLKDSTKAKGEMRQHVVVNNRGKEIFIFEAIEAEFTNNFNHILYKVSTGVGAMNKDGEILVKPVYEKLEEDPSNESRFIAVKDEKWGLVNDEGKVMVPFEYENINVAYINRYIAKNNTRFGVIDESNNVIVSFNYTMILPNVIFDFYKSKVLYNEVFAEIGGKTILIDILAGKKILEENLSYPLNIVGEINVLPYKSEEGFKYVNRNNKTILKLPEDFAYISFFSEGRAVFGIKRDDEMFYGLINQNGTKIVDPIYSWINSFKYGRAAFRLEGKYGYLGQNGVVKVDNIYDQAFFFDQNGLAKVMKDGEIGCVDQSGNEVIPLKFNSIEVVNGKFYFCDGPSMNVFNVNGEPILENSYEEFRIDSSLDIVYEKL; from the coding sequence ATGAGGCACTCATTTTTTCAGTACTTACTACTAATTATCATATTATGTTCAGGTTGTTCTGTTCTGGAAGCGCAATCTAAAAAGGAGAAAAAAGCATTAAAGATCTGGGTAAAGCAGGAGGGTAAATGGGGATTGATAAATGGCATGGAGAAATGGATAGTGGAACCTCAGTATGCCAACTGTCTTTCAGTAACAGATGATTTGGCAATAGTTACTTTCCTAAAAGATTCTACCAAAGCCAAGGGTGAAATGCGCCAACATGTGGTGGTGAATAATAGAGGCAAGGAAATATTTATTTTCGAAGCAATTGAAGCTGAGTTTACAAATAATTTCAATCACATACTTTATAAGGTTAGCACAGGTGTTGGTGCTATGAATAAAGATGGTGAAATATTAGTGAAGCCTGTGTATGAAAAGTTAGAAGAAGATCCTTCCAACGAAAGCCGATTTATAGCTGTGAAAGATGAAAAATGGGGCCTGGTTAATGATGAGGGGAAAGTGATGGTGCCGTTTGAGTATGAAAATATTAATGTTGCTTATATCAATAGGTATATTGCTAAAAATAATACAAGATTCGGAGTGATAGATGAGTCTAATAATGTTATAGTTTCGTTTAACTATACCATGATTTTGCCAAACGTCATTTTTGATTTTTATAAAAGTAAAGTTTTATACAATGAGGTTTTCGCAGAAATTGGGGGTAAAACAATTCTAATTGATATTCTGGCAGGAAAAAAAATATTAGAGGAGAACTTAAGCTATCCATTAAATATAGTTGGAGAAATAAATGTTTTACCTTATAAATCAGAAGAGGGATTCAAGTATGTTAACCGAAACAATAAAACAATTCTTAAACTTCCTGAGGATTTTGCTTACATCAGTTTTTTTTCTGAAGGAAGAGCGGTATTCGGAATTAAAAGGGATGATGAAATGTTTTATGGTTTGATTAATCAAAATGGAACTAAAATAGTAGATCCTATATATTCTTGGATTAATTCATTTAAATATGGTAGAGCAGCTTTCAGATTAGAGGGTAAATATGGATACCTTGGTCAAAATGGAGTTGTCAAAGTTGATAATATTTATGATCAAGCTTTCTTCTTCGATCAAAACGGTTTGGCAAAGGTGATGAAGGATGGTGAAATTGGTTGCGTTGATCAGTCAGGCAATGAAGTTATTCCTTTAAAGTTTAATTCAATCGAAGTAGTTAATGGTAAGTTTTATTTTTGTGATGGGCCATCTATGAATGTGTTTAATGTTAATGGAGAACCGATACTAGAGAATTCCTACGAAGAATTTAGAATCGATTCATCTCTTGATATCGTATATGAAAAATTATAA